A region of the Deltaproteobacteria bacterium genome:
TCTGGCGGCCGGGGCGAAAAAGGTGCTCATCTCCGCGCCGGGCAAGAACGCCGACCTGACCGTGGTCATGGGCGTCAACGACTCGCTGTATGATCCAGCCGCGCATGGCATCGTGTCCAACGCATCCTGCACCACCAACTGTCTGGCTCCGGCGGCCAAGGCCCTGCATGACGCCTTTGGCATCAGGCACGGCCTGATGACCACCATCCATTCCTATACCATGAGTCAGCGCATGCTCGACGGTACCCACAAGGATATCCGCCGCGCCCGGGCCGGGGCCATGAATATCCTGCCGACGACCACCGGCGCGGCCAAGGCCGTGAGTCTGGTCATTCCGGCCCTGGCCGGCAAGCTCGACGGCATGGCCGTGCGCGTGCCCACGCCCAACGTGTCCCTGGTCGATCTGGTCGTGGAAGTGGATAAACCGACCTCGGCCGCCGAGGTCAACGCCGTGCTCAAGGCCGCTGCCAGCGGCAAGGAAGGCGGGGCCATGGGCTACACCGAAGTGCCACTGGTGTCCTGCGACT
Encoded here:
- the gap gene encoding type I glyceraldehyde-3-phosphate dehydrogenase, encoding MAVKIALNGFGRIGRYMARLLADVQDIELVCVNARGDNAQLAHLLKYDSVHGTFAGEVEANDKGFLVNGRQVLVTRNAPDAWDWKGIDILVESTGKFTDRASCEKHLAAGAKKVLISAPGKNADLTVVMGVNDSLYDPAAHGIVSNASCTTNCLAPAAKALHDAFGIRHGLMTTIHSYTMSQRMLDGTHKDIRRARAGAMNILPTTTGAAKAVSLVIPALAGKLDGMAVRVPTPNVSLVDLVVEVDKPTSAAEVNAVLKAAASGKEGGAMGYTEVPLVSCDYVGSIYGGVVDGLCTSVMNGTMVKIIVWYDNEAGFTNQLLRLTRMVGASL